A window of Centroberyx gerrardi isolate f3 chromosome 19, fCenGer3.hap1.cur.20231027, whole genome shotgun sequence genomic DNA:
aacTATTTTGCGGCAAGAAAAGAAATGATCAGAACAGCAGTGATTCTCTGTTTTCAGGAGTTTCtaatgtaaaactacactaatAACTACactactgaaaatgtaataatgctTTGGAGACAATATACAACATAAATTCCTGTCATAAGTTTGTTTTAGGCTTGTGTAATTAGCCTGTAATAACTGCAGTGGCTAAAGTAGGTACAAAAATGCTATATACAGACATGAACAgcttgatttttttaatttacaacaAGAATTTCACCTTAGCTAAAATCACTTTCCAGTCTTGTAGGATCAAACCACAATAAGTAATCCAAACCCAACAAAATATCAATACCCTACATGCATTATTTTAGTAAAACTGCATGGACGCACTATTCTTTCTAGGCTAATTGACACCAGGATGGCTAGGCAACACCAAAATACACATCcatgaaaacatacaaataagtgtcactgttggggaaaaaaagtgctCTGATCCCCAAAATGTGACGGCAACTAAGCTGCCACCAAATGAAGGACACTGAAACTTTTACATTGGTGTTCACAGACAACATGAAAACACCCCAGACTCATGAACTGAGGTGCAATGCATAAAGTGTTTAGAAAAATGACACTTTGTTACACCAACAAATGAAGCGCTCTGAAACTCCACATTAACTATGGGAGTCAGTCATTCTGAAGCGTGTGTACACACATCAGACCCGGGTGAAATCGTATTTGTAAATAATCCTTACTGTTTGTTATGACCTGCTTGGAGTCCCAGATGTGTGGTTTTGCATGCGCTCCAACACCAAACACCAACACTGACTTTACAGTGGAGTTTCAGTGAACTGGAGAGGTTTTTGACATTACATTTAGTGTATAAACACACTGGCAATTgggtttcatttcaattcagaTCACAGGTTGAGTGCACTGCTTTTGTCCACAGTTATAACCATGAAATCAATAGCGAATAAGGCTAGATATTTTTGAAAAGCGGTAGACTTTGGTACGTGTGGATAGAGGGCAGTGGGAGTGAGGACAtgagatattattattagtatctttttttattttattttactattgaaaagtaaaaaagaagaggagaggtgagaggaggttgagagagaaacatgcTGAATACCTGCCTGAATAACTGATCACCTTGGTTAGGAAACTGTCTGTCTAACCTTCCACTCATACAAAACCACATTTAAACCAGGAATGAGAGCTTCTATTAAACTACCCAGCTAATATTCAGAACATATTGCTTTGTTTCCCAAGGACAGCTTGCTTTTCCTTCTAAATACTCTATCCTCATATCAGCTTTATATTAACTATGACATTGACGTATAGGCTACTATGAATTGACACTAAAGATTAAAGTCTAAATGGTGGATAAACTCTACCTATTATATTCATAACATATTCTACACATAGAAAGACAGGTTAACTGACTTTAGGTGGGTTTAAAATCCACTAAATCCCAGGTTAAGATTAAGTTTGCACCTTTTCCCTTTGTGTCATAGTATTTCtattttactctctctttcttttccaccaACATGTTGCCTATATGTGCAGACACTTACTGACTGAATGTGAGGGGCTACCAACCTTCTCCTGGAGCCACTGCACCACACTTCTTGAAAAGACTTGGCtctgaaataaacagaatatacgacagagatgcagagatgtgaaaggaaaaaaatctgccacaaCACCGCCCTCTGCTGGTATACAACGAGAGTCGCTCACATCCAATATAACGGCGTATAACGGCTCGTTTTTCAACAATATCTTAGCAGTTTAACAAATACGAACCTATGTtgtggttaaaataaaaatccaacatATTAGCATTTGACTTTTGGGGGGGTTCAAGCCCTCTGATAACGTAGGAAATCAAAGTGAGCGGCGGGGTAAAGTCAGGTTACAGTACATCCTCTCCAAATGAGGGCAGTCTCCCTCCGTCCTCAGCATCCTCCCGTTTGCTGTTTCACCGCATTATCATCGCCCAAACTGGgaccaaacaaactgcatcacacaCCGCTTGGCTGTCGGGTTTGCTGGCGACGAGCAGGGTATCTGAAATTTGTTGTTATTCAATGATAGAAGGGGAATATCTATCTAACTGCCAGAGCTGCTAACACGACTTGTTCACtttgtttagctagctagcaaaaaaTGTCAAGACTTCCAAAGCTGATAACGCTGCGGTTAGCTCATTTTGGCTCATAAAACCACTCAGTCGTGgttttgaattgttttttcAGCTCACCCGTGTTTCACATTTGTGTTGTAGATGCCCAGTGTCACGGTGAAAGACGTCAACCAGCAGGAGTTTGTCAGGGCGCTGTCGGCTTTCCTCAAAAAGTAAGTTAAGCTCCTTCACACGGCCAGCTGCCCTGCATGACTTGCACTTACGACTGCTTTGACAGCCGCCTGTCAATCACAGGTGCTGAGGGCAGTGTGCAGGTAAATACAGGATGTGGGCTCAGACGTCATTATTATGTGGTGACCTTTATTCAATAAGAAAATAAGGTTTtaagtctgtttttttcctcttaacTTCTTAAGGAGAGTGGgcagcattttttatttattgagacactaggaaagctgagagggatggagagtaAGGGAGACAGTCACGAGAGAAGTTTTAGTAATCCTGTAACCAATCTTAGAGGGATAGCCTACTCTTtttgtttctccctttttttccctcacatttttttgtttttgttttgttgtgctgctttttcactgttttgtaaagcaccttgtgATGCTTTCTGtgtgaaatgtgctatataaataaaacttgacttatataatatatatattacagtACCACAGAAAATCCTTTAGTATACCACAggagatacaaaataaaaaataaaaaaaaaacagtagtgCACAAttaggtcactataaactcactattgagtgccacagacacacttaaAGTCCCTAGAGGATTATTatagtaatttttcatttgggtCTGGCAGGATTGGATGCTAGGCCTGCAGAGGCACATGTTGGTCTTCACCACTGCAACAGTCACTGAGCACTTATTTGAATACATTAACAATATTCAAAATAAAGTAGTGCATGAATTCCTTTTATTGCTCAATATGTTGTTTAATGAAATTATCCAGGCAGTTGATTCATCACATCTCCTGATCATTGGTTTTCCAGGTCTGGCAAACTGAAGGTCCCAGAATGGGTGGACACTGTGAAGCTCGCCAAGCACAAGGAGCTGGCCCCCTGCGATGACAACTGGTTTTACACCAGAGTAGGTGGGTCAGACTGGAGGCAGCCAGCGTTCCCTATACATAGATTCAGCTGTAGCTGTCAGTAGGGCTGCAAAATTATGgctgaaatgataaatgatgtttattttgctagatattgtgatcatgattattagTCTAGATGATTTTGGGAACCAAATGAATTAACTGCACTTTTggcatcttatatcaacatccTGACTAGTTTTGAATACAGTGGACAATCTAAGCGAAGTGAAATGTTTCATTATTTCCGTTGTGCCAATATTATGTGATTATTAATCACGATATACGATTATACACACATAATTGTGTAATATCAGACAGGCCTACCACAAGTTGATTTTCCAAAACTGACAcaatatatacaataaaagcacatgcacacagtcctCTTTGCTACTGTGTATGTTATCTACTCAGGCATGTCAACCACACAATAGTGTGGGAAACTGTGGTGAACATATTGATAAGTTGGAATGTTTGAGTATTGGTTACCCATACATGCCTGCTGGGTGAATAATCCAAGACAAAACGAGGATGTATTGCAACACATGTGCTGTATGTATGGCTCCACACCAGCGTCCACGGCCCGCCACCTGTACCTGCGAGGGGGAGTGGGCGTGGGCTCCATGATCAAGATCTACGGAGGGCGTCAGAGGAACGGCGTGTGCCCCGCCCACTTCAGCGTGGGCTCCAGGAACGTGGCGCGCAAGGTCCTCCAGGCTCTGGAGGCCCTCAAGATGGTGGAGAAGGACCCCAACGGGTAAGAGAGGGGGCGTTGGGTTGGACACGGTGGTGTGgtttatgtgaatatgtgatgGGTTGTTTTGTGAACGTGTATTTACAGCGGACGGAGACTTACGCCTCAGGGCCAAAGGGACCTGGACAGGATTGCTGGTCAGGTGGGTTTTTGGGTCTGAACAAGATCCCAGTAAGCATGCTTTCCTGTCTGATGTGACTGTAAGACTGTATGACTGtcccttctgctctctctctctctctttctctctctctctctctccctgtatgttCAGGTTGCttcagcaaacaagaaacaGTGAAGTTTACAAGGAGGCACCATGTGAGGAATGCATGCAAACAACCCAGTCAAGTAAATTGCAGTTATACAGTTATGCCTTACTGCTTATATACTCAACCTTGCAAGGCTCTCTTATCACTCCCATTTCCACCAGAACCGATTGTAAAAGGCATTCCATAGAGATTCAAGCAAATACTGAGGACAAATTCGATAAAGCTGCATACTGTGTACatgttttgcaacatttctGATTGAAATTCATTATGAATTTCAAGAAAGCAGCAGCCTTGTGACAACACAGAAGCTAGACACAGGAAAGATGAGAGGTCAGTGTTACCAAACCAAGAGCATGCTGTTATTGTTTTGCCAACAATTATGCAACTAaataccaaaaataaataaaaaataagagaacaaaaatacattttgggtGATACAATATCAgtgattttattaattttatccAATACCTTCTCTGAAGTCGTATGCACAGTAATATATAGGGAGTTCCAAATATACTGTCGTATTATGTGTGTCTGAGTACGCTGCCATAATGCAGCCTTGCACATGTATGTATGGATGACtatgtaagagtgtgtgtgtgtgtgtgtgtgtgtgtgtttagttgcTGCGCATGACACTGCTGATCCAGCTGTTGTAGCGGCAGACCCGGGCGTAGACACTGGGGTGTCCCTTCATGGCGCAGTCGTAACCCCAGGACACCACTCCCTGCAGCTGACCGTTACACACCAGAGGCCCGCCGGAGTCTCCCTGTGCAGagtagcagaagaagaagaacaggggTTGGGATGATACATGATATATGGGATCATATTTGGTCATcatggtgtctgtctgtgtgtagataCATTCTTGTGAACAATATATGATAGAAACTTCACGCTAACACCACAGATTCCCACAAAAGAGTAGATGATCGGATtggattttggagcaccttgctgcataaattagcatattatatttattatatgcTCATTTATATATTCtggaaactactataactccttaatgctttaagatacggagttcatattaatagtgcccatgtgttatgtgaatacaagtatgttgacataaaaatatttgcaaattaatgcataattagcttaattaatgacctaaTTTGCGTGACTGGCTATGTTTactatatcatggtgattatggcaggacattaggcagctcaagtgcctctagTTTTTATCTTGATTTACACAGGGAAGACCGACCAAGCACTACTCCTCTTTTTGAGCACACACTCGAACAGctacacacacctgggagctgcccagtatgaCCAGTGTTTGGCTGTGAGccactggagtgtgtgtgtgtgtgtgtgtgtgtgcgggggctAAGTGCCTCTTTGGTGGTTGTTGTTGAGGGACTGGAGGGTGTTACACATTCAACACCCCCAAGCTATCCTGGGGAGTCAGACCTgtttctctaacctttaggctagAATGTGTTGTGGTGTGAAAGCGTAATGAAAATGAGAGTTACACAGTatgagatgaaagaggagaatATGTTCAGAAGGTAGACGAGACTGCAGCGTCTAGTCCCTGCAGTCTGATAAAAGTCAGAGACTCTTTGCACTGTTGTAGTAGACACACACTAGCGTTCCACCTGACTCCCCCTGTTTTCTCTGTGGTTCAGTCCAACTCACTTGGCAGCTGCTGGCACCTCCATGCATGAATCCGGAGCAAACCATGTTGTCAGTGAACAGGTGGGGGTAGGCGCTCTGGCAGATCCTGTCGTCGATGATGGGCTGCCTCAGGCACTGCAGCCTGTCGGGGAAGTTGTCTGGGGAGCGGGGAGGAATCAAAAGGTGAGACTCAGGAACCCACCATATGTAAATACATGTGCTTCACATAATATAGCCGTAGCCTAATTTATGAGATCCGGAGCTGTAGCTGTAAACGGTGTTTGCGAAAAGTACGCCTGCACCTCTTTTCACACAGTTTGAGATTTATGAAGTGCAAACTGGGCgtgagaatgtgtgtatatcatgcatacacatgcatacataagtAGGTAAGTAAGTAGGTAagtaaatggatggatggatagatagatagatagatagatagatataaatTACATTCAATAAAAAAGGACAATGCACCTATTTTTCACTCCACATGCTCACAATTGGCCTAATTGAGAATGGCTATTAAGTTTATTTTCAAGGAATGGGATCACACTTGCCATTCctttgaataaaatgaatgattaCATTGTTATTTGTGATAATGTTAGGCCTCCTTAGGGTTCAAAATATGCATGGTGCTTCAAAGCGCCGTGGGTTGACCTACATCTCACAAGGTTTTTACATTCAAACTGGAAATCAACCAACAAGCCTAAGGGATAAAATTGATTAAACAAAGGATGTATTATAGACCTTGCCTGTTGCCTTATTAACACTTTCACATAACTACatgtatttgaaatatttgAGATATTTAATACAGTCATTCCTAATATCCTGCCCTGTAGTTTAGCTATCTTATAACTCAAACCCTCTTAAGAACTGTCACAACTGTAAAAAAATTATGGCTAAGCTACTTTATTGCAATGAAATAACATTTGTGGCTGTAGTGGAATTGCAGTTCTGGTGCATTATGCTGGTGCACAATGACGTGCGATGATTTATTTGTTACTGCTGGAAGACAATGGTAGACTAGGGCAAGAGATCATGCTGATTTTCTGGGCCTTGACTGTGACAATCGCTCTTCTGAACTTACTAATACAACCGTTGACTCACAATTTGAGAACATTTCTCTTCATTGGTCATGCCAATAAATTTCTCCAAATAATAGGGCTGCCTTATTTTTTCAAGAGTCATCCTCATCCTTGTCGTCTTCACAGCTGGCCAAGGTTAGGCTGTTCAGGGTTGCTGCCATCtttcatttctattttcttgAAAGAACTGAATAACTTGAATGGGAATCGTCACTTGTTTCTtgctcatccatccatcaaatgACTCAGAAATGCCTTTTACAAAGATGTTTATCTTGTGGGAGGCTACATGTAGAAACCTGAGGCCACACTCGAAACCTCTTCCcaccttctctccctttctctctcagctgtaAAGCTTTCTGACTCAACCAAGGACTCGACTTACTGCCGTTGGCGGCCATGTTGCCCCACCCAGACACCATGCAGTTCTCGTCGGCCACGGTGCAGCGGGAGGGCAGGGCCACGGTCTGGACGTAGCTGTTGAGGGTGGCGGGGCGGCTCAGCTTGATCAGCATGATGTCGTTGTCCAGGTTGTAGCTGTTGTACTGCGGGTGCTTGATGAGCTTGGCGGAGTCGATCCACTGCTCAGTTCCCTCGTTCACAGCGATGTTGTGCTCACCCAGACGCACCTGGATACGactggagggggagagggagacacagatcAAGCTTAAGACGTCTTTTTATTGTCTTCAGTATCAGTCTGTGGACATTCCCAGTGCTATAATTAACATTTTGATACATACATTACCATTATGCTTAAGTATACAGTCTTACAAGAATCAGTCCGACATAATGAGCTTATTGTGTACTTGTGCAAAGTCTTACTTTGTAATAGCATGTATGTAGTGATAATATATAAATTATAGGAGTCTAAGCAGTGGGGAGATTTTAAACAGCCTCCCCTGTTATTTCTTAATCATGCAAATGTTAAATAGTCCCAGGATTTAATATATAATACAGAAGTCTTTATGTAGGTTTATTGCATGTGGGTGTATTCCCACTACACCCTAACAAAACCCCTTGTTATTGGGAGTGATGAAATCACTATCACATGATTGATACCACTActaatataataaaatgtaatagaTGTCTAATTAATATCCATTGACACCAAATTACTCAATAAAGCTTACAGGGAAATCACAGGACATTTAGACTAAAGCGGCCATGTAAAAGGTGATTTTCTGTACTTACGACTTATAGCAGTGGGCAGCAGACACCACCCACTGGCTGGAGATGAGGGATCCACCACAGAAGTGGTAGCCGGCATTCAGAGACACCTGGTAGGGGACAGAGTGTCCGGGACACTCGTACCCTCCGACAATCTTATCATCTGCCTCAGGTACAGCGACTGAAACAGTGTAGTGGGGAGTTTAGTATGACATATGGAAAACCTAATCAGTCTTGACTAAGAATAATTAGCAagaaaacaagataaaacatgttcacaaaagcatttttttaacTGTAGAATTAGTGTAAAATGAGAGTAAATCTGCAAGGTTATGAATTCAAAACAGAAGAGTCAATAATCAGTTCGGTTCTCTTACATGCTGCTCCGAGCAAAGCCAGGAAAACTAGGGCCTTCATGGTGACGTTCGTCTGAGTAATGCTCACATAAAAGCCAACGCTGACTcctttatatatatacaccaGTCCTGCCTTTTACCTTCCTGACCCTGTCAAGGTCTCTCAAAGACCAAACCCAGTTATGGGAAAGAGCCATATGGCTGAAGGGAACAGCCGAGACCCTGGCTGATGTGGAAACTGAGGGGATGAAACCCCCAGGCCACTCAGCGGCATTTCTGACTGAACAGGCTTCTTGATTTGGCAATTATGTAATCAGCAATTATGCAATTTGAATTTTAAACCAATGAAGCCTCTATATGCATAAATGCAACTGAGGAAATTAAGTCTTTCCAAATCCAAAATATTATAGGAAATCAGGCACAAATTCATGAGGCGGCAatggaaacacagacacactcaatATCCCActcccacacaaaaaaaagtggGAGTGGGATATTCTGACATTGGTTTGGTCCTTTCCTTGTGGGATTACATTTATTACACAAACTTCAGAGCATGGTGGAGTGCAGGAGATTGCATTTCTGAGCTGCTTTATTAGTCCTAGAAAAAGTGACAGTGATATAGTTGAAAAAATGTCATTGTGTACATGCATAGTGAGCCTTAATTTAGTTCAAATAAGAGAGAATGCTGAGTATCACTGTAACACTTTAAGTGATACTGCAATGTGGTATTAATTCCACATTGCAGTAGTTGCCTTAGACACAGAAAATTGAAAATGAGGCTAGATAGATATATAGTTTCATTATCATGGAACAGGTGTCTTTCCCAAGTACAATTTCTACAGTGTGAATATTTGTTTGGAAATATAGTTACAGTCTGCAGGTGTCACCGGTCTCAACTCAGTGGGCTGCGGGGGCGTCCAGGAGGTTTATCACCAATCCATAGGCAACCTGATAAGCCTGTTCCAAAACAGCATCAACAACACTGGAAAAAAGGCAGATGATATAGCAATTTAGAATTAGTGCTATATATAGTTATGTTAAGCAACACTGAATTACATTGACTGCATTGATGGACTGTAACTGTTCAAAATAATATATGCAAATTATGGTATTGCTCCTCTAAAGAAACATTAAATATCTGTAAGCAGGAATGGGTCTGAAGCGATGTGCAGTGGAATACTTTCACCTTTGTAAGGATACACATAATATTCTAATTAGCAAATCAAATGCACATCACTTTGTTGGGATATATCAAACACATACAGCATTTGGTCTTTCCCAATAAAGTTAGCCATCTTCCGATGGGCTTTCTCCCAGACCATCCCGAGAAACAGGGTCACATATTCCACTGGGTCTGAGTCTGACTCGGACTCTCTACCCCTGGATGAAATAGTGACACAGAGGTTTgccattttcatgtcatttcaaTCTTCCCCGTCTCTTATATTGACCCAGTTTGAGCATGAGCAACCTCACTCCAAGATAATCTTTGTCCTTTGGCTTATAATGGAGTGAAGTCGGTGGTAAGGTGCAGTTTCTGAAGCCAGCCTCAGTTTCAGGCTGTGTAGCTTTACAGTCTACATCTGTCTTAacaagacagaaggagaggaataTATGACCGACAGTTTATTCATGATGCTTTGTCTGAGAGAATCCAGTCAGAAAACGTGGGTCCCACAGTGATGGGTTTTCTTATAGATACAGTTTTTATAGATACAGCATTGTGAGGAGGGCTCTTTGGTTGAAGAATCAAATTGCATAACCGCAGGAGTACCGGTAATCAGGTCTGGACTTTGACCAACACCATCCTATTCATAAGATTTGCATAGCATGCTCAGCTGGGCTTATGTCATTCTAAACAAATAAACTTTATAAGAACACAAGTAGCACTTTTGACCCAAGTTAACCTTAATACCTCTCACATTCAGCTGagccacaaacacactaaaatattcaaaatatttaGACGTTAATGAAGCATTCTGCACAAAGGAACACTTTAATTCACTATAGAATCACAAGTCACCAGAAAACAtccttttttttcatcctttcaaTTTTTTCTCCAACCATTCCCATGCAAActtgtgaaaacaaaacctgTTTGAAGTTGTGCAACTAGTTTTCAGATGAAATGGAAAAGGGAATAACTCTACACTCATAATTCAGTGATTCGAATATGCTATTTTGTGCTA
This region includes:
- the LOC139914709 gene encoding trypsin-3-like isoform X3, coding for MKALVFLALLGAAFAVPEADDKIVGGYECPGHSVPYQVSLNAGYHFCGGSLISSQWVVSAAHCYKSRIQVRLGEHNIAVNEGTEQWIDSAKLIKHPQYNSYNLDNDIMLIKLSRPATLNSYVQTVALPSRCTVADENCMVSGWGNMAANGSKLQCLRQPIIDDRICQSAYPHLFTDNMVCSGFMHGGASSCQGDSGGPLVCNGQLQGVVSWGYDCAMKGHPSVYARVCRYNSWISSVMRSN
- the LOC139914709 gene encoding trypsin-3-like isoform X2, producing the protein MKLYIYLASFSIFFAVPEADDKIVGGYECPGHSVPYQVSLNAGYHFCGGSLISSQWVVSAAHCYKSRIQVRLGEHNIAVNEGTEQWIDSAKLIKHPQYNSYNLDNDIMLIKLSRPATLNSYVQTVALPSRCTVADENCMVSGWGNMAANGNNFPDRLQCLRQPIIDDRICQSAYPHLFTDNMVCSGFMHGGASSCQGDSGGPLVCNGQLQGVVSWGYDCAMKGHPSVYARVCRYNSWISSVMRSN
- the LOC139914709 gene encoding trypsin-3-like isoform X1; protein product: MKALVFLALLGAAFAVPEADDKIVGGYECPGHSVPYQVSLNAGYHFCGGSLISSQWVVSAAHCYKSRIQVRLGEHNIAVNEGTEQWIDSAKLIKHPQYNSYNLDNDIMLIKLSRPATLNSYVQTVALPSRCTVADENCMVSGWGNMAANGNNFPDRLQCLRQPIIDDRICQSAYPHLFTDNMVCSGFMHGGASSCQGDSGGPLVCNGQLQGVVSWGYDCAMKGHPSVYARVCRYNSWISSVMRSN
- the LOC139914711 gene encoding small ribosomal subunit protein eS19-like, producing the protein MPSVTVKDVNQQEFVRALSAFLKKSGKLKVPEWVDTVKLAKHKELAPCDDNWFYTRVASTARHLYLRGGVGVGSMIKIYGGRQRNGVCPAHFSVGSRNVARKVLQALEALKMVEKDPNGGRRLTPQGQRDLDRIAGQVASANKKQ